The DNA window CTTCGATTAAGCGGCGTAATTGCTCTAGTCTTTTGTTTTTGCCTAGAGCGACATTTTCAGATAGTCCGTTGTTTTCTTTTAATGAGTTTTGTTCTGCTTGGGCTTGGTCTATCTGTTGCCGCCAGATTTCGGCAAAGAGGCGATTGGCGATTAGTTTGGGTTCTAGTTCTGAGGTTTCGGTGGTTGAGAGGTTCTCGGACGGACGCTTGACGATCGCAGATATTTTGCGATCTAGTTGTGTTTTGGTGCGATCGATCCAGTCTAAAAATTTGGCTAATGGACGAAAAAATAATGGGATTTCTGACTTAGGTAGGTCATTAGTTGGCTCTACTTTTTGAGCTGTTGTTTGATCTAGTTCTTGGTTTGTAGATTTTGGTAATAGCCCTGTTGTTTCTGGTTGCGATCGCAGTTTTTCTTTGGGATCAATTTTGCTGCGATCGAGGCTGGGGAAAATACGTTTGGTGGTCGAGGTGAGCAGATATACGGGATATAGCGCAGCTTTGGCTACTTGATAGGCTAGCAAGCGCGGCAATTCTTGGAGGGGTAGTCCTGAGAGTTGGCGAATTTTTTGATCGAGCGATCGCCTTACGCTGCGTCCGATTTGGGCGGGTAAGGAGGTATCAATCCAATTAAAAAGTCGGCTTTGAAATCTTGGCATGACTACCATCATAAAAAAGAAAGGTGCGATCGCGCTTTTCTTTTTTTGGTAAAGCTGGAAAACCTTGAGTTTTTTGTTGTTCGGCTAGCCCAAAAGATTAGAGTCAAGGCTTCTCACGCCGCCTCTCATCTTTTATTTCAATACAAGTCCTATGCCTAATTTATTGCCTATGTCCATGACGTTGTTGGCGAAGTCGGTCATGCCTGCGATCGGGGAGGCGACAAAGGTAACAGCGGCTAGTAGGGCTAGTAGGCGTTTTTTGAGTTTGGGTAAGTTGCGTTCTGGTTCTGGTTTTTGTATTTCGATTTCTACGTCATCGATGTCGATGGTGACATCTTCGCGGATTTCCTGTGGAAATTGGGCGGCGGTTTGGCGCAGGTTGCTGATGATTTGCAGGAGTTCTGCTACGCTTGCGCCGCTGGTTTGGGTGAAGTTTGACGCTTGTTGACGGGCGTTGTCTTTGACTTCGTTAGCAAGGTTTCCGATGTTGGCGTTGCCGTTAATTTGTGTGCCAATTTTATCGCGCATTACTTTGTCACCAAGGACTTTATCCCCTGCAATGTTATCTCCTGAGCCGTATTGATGAATGTTGTTTGATATGGAGTTTGGCATAGGTTTGTAATGGAGTTTTAGGAGTTGATTTGCTGGTAAGGCTTGTGTAGCGTAGGTTTGTCCGTCATCATCGCTGAATTCGACTTCGTAGATTTCAGGTGCAAGGATTTTTGGTTGCTATTGAGGTCAAGCGTAGTCAGATTTGCTAAGTTGGAGATCGCGTCTGGTATCACCGTGATTTTGTTGAATGCAATGGAAAGTTCTTTGAGATTGATTAATTGAAAAATCTCTTGGGGAATAGAAGTTAAACGATTTCCTTTACTCTTTCCTTCCTTATAGTCAAACTTACCTAAAATAAACTTTTCCAGACTTTGCAACCGTCCAATTTCGCTGGATAATCCTTCCAGATCATTCCCCCACAGATCGAGTTCTGTCCAGCCCTCACGTTCTGCTTGTGCGATTATTGCCAATAACTCTGCATCTGTCATAAATTCAAGGAAAAAGTAGAAAGGAAAAAGGAAAAAATTATTTTTTAGATTGCAATTTACTCTAAATATTATTCATAGAAATTCCAACACGTTTTTTATCGATTCATGGGAACTTCTTTGCAGCAAAGCTAACAACCTTCGTAAAGCTTCCCCAATTGGCAACTGAGGCGATACAATAATTCCAAAATGTTCCTTTTCTGAAATCACATAGTCATTGTGTATCA is part of the Pseudanabaena sp. BC1403 genome and encodes:
- a CDS encoding DUF4926 domain-containing protein encodes the protein MLAPEIYEVEFSDDDGQTYATQALPANQLLKLHYKPMPNSISNNIHQYGSGDNIAGDKVLGDKVMRDKIGTQINGNANIGNLANEVKDNARQQASNFTQTSGASVAELLQIISNLRQTAAQFPQEIREDVTIDIDDVEIEIQKPEPERNLPKLKKRLLALLAAVTFVASPIAGMTDFANNVMDIGNKLGIGLVLK
- a CDS encoding leucine-rich repeat domain-containing protein, with translation MTDAELLAIIAQAEREGWTELDLWGNDLEGLSSEIGRLQSLEKFILGKFDYKEGKSKGNRLTSIPQEIFQLINLKELSIAFNKITVIPDAISNLANLTTLDLNSNQKSLHLKSTKSNSAMMTDKPTLHKPYQQINS